A window of Raineyella sp. W15-4 contains these coding sequences:
- a CDS encoding GNAT family N-acetyltransferase produces the protein MAPSASTATTDSPIAAVPTTAVPGQMIIRDAIPADAAACAAIYAPYVDDTTITFEEVAPSVEEMAGRMARAATDWAWLVAEVDGRVLGYAYAGRFKERVAFRWSCETSVYLAADTRGRGLGKLLYTTLLDRLTQRGYRTAVAVITQPNEASMALHRSFGFEQVALLPSIGFKHNAWRDVVWLLRSLGDGPVPDQAPAEPR, from the coding sequence ATGGCTCCGTCGGCGTCGACCGCCACCACCGACTCGCCCATCGCCGCCGTGCCCACCACGGCCGTACCGGGACAAATGATCATCCGCGACGCCATCCCCGCCGACGCGGCGGCGTGCGCCGCGATCTACGCCCCCTACGTCGACGACACCACCATCACGTTCGAGGAGGTCGCCCCCTCGGTGGAAGAGATGGCCGGCCGGATGGCGAGAGCGGCTACAGACTGGGCGTGGCTCGTCGCCGAGGTCGACGGACGGGTGCTCGGCTATGCGTATGCCGGGCGCTTCAAGGAACGCGTCGCGTTCCGCTGGTCCTGCGAGACCAGCGTCTACTTGGCCGCCGACACCCGCGGCCGAGGCCTCGGGAAGCTGCTCTACACCACGCTGCTCGACCGGCTGACGCAGCGTGGCTACCGGACCGCCGTCGCGGTGATCACCCAGCCCAACGAGGCGAGCATGGCGCTGCACCGGTCGTTCGGCTTCGAACAGGTCGCCCTGCTCCCCTCGATCGGGTTCAAGCACAACGCCTGGCGGGACGTGGTGTGGCTGCTCAGGTCGCTCGGCGACGGTCCGGTGCCCGACCAGGCACCCGCCGAGCCGCGCTGA
- a CDS encoding winged helix DNA-binding domain-containing protein — MDRTTLLAQRLVTQRLTAAPADPVRVVGEALAVQSQDAPMARWSIGMRSAADDGVVSRAVDEGRLVRTHVLRPTWHYVLPEDLRWLLALSAARIERSMGARHRQLRITEAVLERAFAVLRETLTAQGPLTRRQLHPLLPTTGFPEQGQVVGHLLLVAELRELIVSGPSADGQHTYVLMDDLIPTVPERTREDLVRDLTARFFAGHGPASVKELTRWAAVTQAEVRSALGDLGLSSATVDGVELWWDPTAVAEGTRPRRAHLLPTFDEATLTYLAPSWERVPGHPKGDRPPTYARVGGGVVICDLAEVGLWQRRATGATTRVSLDLSPSVTARQRKAIAAEAQRLADFEGRPLELAG; from the coding sequence ATGGACCGTACGACGCTGCTGGCCCAGCGGCTGGTCACCCAGCGGCTGACCGCGGCTCCCGCCGATCCGGTGCGGGTCGTCGGTGAGGCGCTCGCCGTCCAGTCCCAGGACGCCCCGATGGCCCGCTGGTCGATCGGGATGCGCTCCGCGGCCGACGACGGCGTCGTCAGCCGGGCGGTGGACGAGGGCCGGCTGGTCCGCACCCACGTGCTGCGGCCCACCTGGCACTATGTGCTCCCCGAGGACCTGCGTTGGCTGCTGGCGCTCAGTGCTGCCCGGATCGAGCGGTCGATGGGGGCCCGGCACCGGCAGTTGCGGATTACCGAGGCAGTGCTGGAGCGGGCCTTCGCGGTGCTGCGGGAGACGCTGACCGCGCAGGGACCGCTGACCCGTCGGCAGTTGCACCCGCTGCTGCCGACGACCGGATTCCCGGAACAGGGCCAGGTGGTGGGCCATCTGCTGCTGGTCGCCGAACTGCGGGAGCTGATCGTCTCGGGGCCCTCGGCGGACGGCCAGCACACGTACGTGTTGATGGACGACCTCATCCCCACCGTCCCGGAGCGCACCCGGGAGGACCTGGTCCGCGACCTCACCGCCCGGTTCTTCGCCGGCCACGGACCGGCGAGCGTAAAGGAACTCACCCGCTGGGCGGCGGTGACACAGGCCGAGGTCAGGTCGGCGCTGGGAGACCTGGGGCTGTCCTCGGCGACGGTGGACGGGGTGGAGCTGTGGTGGGACCCGACCGCGGTGGCGGAGGGGACCCGGCCCCGCCGGGCGCACCTGCTGCCCACCTTCGACGAGGCCACGCTGACCTACCTGGCACCCTCGTGGGAACGGGTCCCCGGCCATCCCAAGGGTGACCGACCGCCCACGTACGCCCGGGTCGGCGGCGGGGTGGTGATCTGCGACCTGGCGGAGGTCGGGCTGTGGCAGCGCCGGGCGACAGGCGCCACCACCAGGGTCAGCCTTGACCTCAGCCCGTCGGTGACGGCACGGCAACGGAAGGCCATCGCGGCCGAGGCGCAGCGACTCGCCGACTTCGAGGGGCGGCCGTTGGAACTGGCCGGCTGA
- a CDS encoding GNAT family N-acetyltransferase: MTEVIVTRNESEGRYEARVDGELAGFAEYQLATNLIVFTHTETRPAFEGKGVGSALARTALDEVRAEGDREVLAICPFINGWMHRHPDYLDMLYKGHGRKEQEQVEQD; encoded by the coding sequence ATGACCGAGGTCATTGTCACCCGCAACGAGTCCGAGGGGCGCTACGAGGCCCGCGTCGACGGCGAGCTTGCCGGGTTCGCGGAGTATCAGCTCGCGACGAACCTGATCGTCTTCACCCACACCGAGACCCGGCCCGCCTTCGAGGGCAAGGGGGTCGGGTCGGCGCTGGCGAGGACCGCGCTCGACGAGGTCCGGGCCGAGGGCGACCGTGAGGTGCTGGCGATCTGCCCGTTCATCAACGGCTGGATGCATCGTCACCCCGACTACCTGGACATGCTCTACAAGGGCCATGGCCGCAAGGAGCAGGAGCAGGTCGAGCAGGACTGA
- a CDS encoding ArnT family glycosyltransferase, which translates to MTANNALPTFAGPPHVAAPWTGTDTTSGPTGGAGDPDGPGGPSGPGRADGGPGGSGPTGVLPRTGGSGSGGGQAEVPSVPIGRGIVAASVVLLLAGTAVLYFYGLSGSGWANSFYSAAAQAGGTDWKAWFYGSLDAANAITVDKPPAALWLMGLSVRLFGLSSWSILAPEALLGVASVGLIYATLRRVLTRGEGGARIPLTLRAHVASLVGAAVFALTPVAVLMFRFNNPDALLTFCMILATYFTLRAAERARARWLVAAGVVIGLGFLTKMLQAFLVLPALVAAYLVAAPTGWGRRIRHLLYAFAAMVVSFGWYVAVVELTPASLRPYIGGSQNNSILELAFGYNGFGRITGNETGSVTGGGGGFGGGGAGGGMWGETGLLRMFSGVSGGMVSWLIPAALVLGVAALVFLHGRKRTDLLRAAIIAFGGWLVTMMVVFSFMAGIYHDYYTVVLAPAIGALLALGGYVVWGRRNSLAGRIVLAGTMALTTVWAIVLLSEASGLYLTLRWVVLLLGTLATVALLAVRVVGRALRSTVVGVALAAALVGPAAYALDTAATPHTGSIVTAGPVSNGGPGGAGRTGRAAGFNRTRGTTAGGTSQGGPGQGAQGMPPGGFGQTGTGTQNGTGTGTQNGTGSTGQLPAFGAGPMGQTGGLGEVGAGRAGGAGGLLEGAQVSSEMTTLLTADASRYTWVAASIGSQNAASYQLATQLPVMAIGGFNGSDPSPTLAQFQEYVAQGRIHYFIAGGMGGQQNGGSSAASEISSWVTSHYTAQTVGTATVYDLTAPTS; encoded by the coding sequence ATGACTGCGAACAACGCCCTGCCGACCTTCGCCGGTCCGCCGCACGTCGCGGCCCCCTGGACCGGCACCGACACCACCAGCGGCCCGACCGGAGGGGCGGGCGACCCGGACGGCCCCGGCGGGCCCTCCGGTCCCGGCCGTGCCGACGGCGGGCCCGGTGGCTCCGGTCCGACCGGCGTCCTGCCGCGGACCGGCGGTTCCGGTTCCGGGGGCGGTCAGGCGGAGGTGCCCTCCGTCCCGATCGGCCGCGGGATCGTCGCCGCCTCGGTGGTCCTGCTGCTGGCCGGGACCGCGGTGCTCTACTTCTACGGCCTGTCCGGCTCCGGCTGGGCCAACTCCTTCTATTCCGCCGCGGCCCAGGCCGGCGGCACGGACTGGAAGGCCTGGTTCTACGGCTCCCTCGACGCCGCCAACGCCATCACCGTCGACAAGCCGCCGGCTGCGCTGTGGCTGATGGGGCTGTCCGTACGGCTCTTCGGGCTGTCCTCGTGGAGCATCCTGGCCCCCGAGGCGCTGCTCGGGGTGGCCTCGGTCGGCCTGATCTACGCCACCCTGCGCCGGGTGCTGACCCGTGGCGAGGGCGGGGCCCGGATCCCGCTGACCCTCCGCGCCCACGTCGCGTCCCTGGTCGGTGCGGCGGTGTTCGCCCTCACCCCGGTCGCCGTGCTGATGTTCCGGTTCAACAACCCGGACGCGCTGCTGACCTTCTGCATGATCCTGGCCACGTACTTCACCCTGCGCGCCGCCGAACGGGCCAGGGCGCGCTGGCTGGTCGCTGCCGGGGTGGTGATCGGCCTGGGCTTCCTCACCAAGATGCTGCAGGCCTTCCTGGTGCTGCCCGCGCTGGTCGCCGCCTACCTGGTCGCGGCACCGACCGGGTGGGGCCGCCGGATCCGGCACCTGCTCTACGCGTTCGCCGCCATGGTGGTGTCGTTCGGTTGGTATGTCGCGGTCGTCGAGCTGACCCCGGCGTCGCTGCGGCCCTACATCGGTGGATCGCAGAACAACTCGATCCTCGAGCTGGCCTTCGGCTACAACGGCTTCGGCCGGATCACCGGCAACGAGACCGGCTCGGTGACCGGCGGGGGCGGTGGCTTCGGCGGCGGTGGGGCCGGCGGCGGCATGTGGGGGGAGACCGGGCTGCTGCGGATGTTCTCCGGAGTCTCCGGCGGCATGGTGTCCTGGTTGATCCCCGCCGCCCTGGTCCTCGGCGTCGCCGCGCTGGTCTTCCTGCACGGCCGGAAGCGGACCGACCTGCTGCGCGCCGCGATTATCGCGTTCGGCGGCTGGCTGGTGACGATGATGGTGGTGTTCTCGTTCATGGCCGGCATCTACCACGACTACTACACCGTGGTGCTGGCCCCGGCGATCGGGGCGCTGCTCGCCCTCGGCGGTTACGTGGTGTGGGGCCGGCGCAACTCCCTCGCCGGCCGGATCGTCCTCGCCGGGACGATGGCACTGACCACCGTCTGGGCGATCGTGCTGCTCAGCGAGGCTTCCGGCCTCTACCTGACCCTGCGCTGGGTCGTCCTGCTGCTCGGCACCCTGGCGACGGTGGCGCTGCTGGCGGTCCGCGTCGTCGGCCGGGCTCTGCGCTCGACCGTGGTGGGGGTCGCGCTGGCCGCCGCGTTGGTCGGGCCGGCTGCGTACGCCCTGGACACCGCGGCCACCCCGCACACCGGGTCGATCGTCACGGCCGGACCGGTGAGCAACGGCGGCCCGGGGGGCGCCGGTCGGACCGGGCGCGCCGCAGGGTTCAACCGGACCCGCGGCACGACGGCGGGCGGCACCTCGCAGGGTGGTCCCGGCCAGGGCGCGCAAGGGATGCCTCCGGGTGGCTTCGGTCAGACCGGCACCGGCACGCAGAACGGCACTGGCACCGGTACGCAGAACGGCACCGGCAGCACTGGTCAGCTGCCCGCCTTCGGCGCCGGACCAATGGGCCAGACCGGCGGTCTCGGCGAAGTCGGCGCCGGTCGTGCCGGCGGGGCCGGTGGGTTGCTCGAGGGTGCGCAGGTCTCCTCCGAGATGACCACCCTGCTCACCGCGGACGCCTCCCGCTACACCTGGGTCGCCGCCAGCATCGGCTCGCAGAACGCCGCGTCCTACCAGCTCGCCACCCAGCTCCCGGTGATGGCCATCGGCGGCTTCAACGGATCCGATCCCAGCCCGACCCTGGCCCAGTTCCAGGAGTACGTCGCCCAGGGCCGGATCCACTACTTCATCGCCGGTGGGATGGGCGGCCAGCAGAACGGCGGATCGTCCGCCGCCTCGGAGATCTCCAGCTGGGTCACCTCCCACTACACGGCGCAGACCGTGGGCACCGCCACCGTCTACGACCTCACCGCGCCGACGTCCTGA
- a CDS encoding response regulator transcription factor codes for MSTHQNFAALAEVLPKLSHPDGSPIRALVVDDEAVLADLVAMGLRMCNWDVRVSHDGLDAVEQARTYAPDVLVLDWMLPGLEGDEVLARIRQHFPEVPCLFLTAKDSVEDRITGLVRGGDDYVTKPFAIEEVLLRLHRLVERSGAAYQDSAELVVGDLTMNVETREVTRGGDDIDLTATQFELLRYLMENPKVVLTRGQILDNVWHYDFAGQANIVELYISYLRKKIDAGREPMIHTVRGVGYVLKPAV; via the coding sequence ATGAGCACGCACCAGAACTTCGCCGCACTCGCCGAGGTGCTGCCGAAGCTGAGTCACCCGGACGGGTCCCCGATCCGGGCCCTCGTCGTCGACGACGAGGCGGTGCTCGCCGACCTGGTCGCGATGGGTCTGCGGATGTGCAACTGGGACGTCCGGGTCTCCCACGACGGGCTGGACGCGGTCGAGCAGGCCCGGACGTACGCCCCCGACGTCCTTGTCCTCGACTGGATGCTGCCCGGCCTGGAGGGCGACGAGGTGCTGGCCCGGATCCGCCAGCACTTCCCCGAGGTGCCCTGCCTGTTCCTCACCGCGAAGGACAGCGTCGAGGACCGGATCACCGGCCTGGTCCGCGGCGGCGACGACTACGTCACCAAGCCGTTCGCCATCGAGGAGGTGCTGCTGCGGCTGCACCGGCTGGTGGAGCGATCCGGGGCGGCCTACCAGGACTCGGCCGAGCTGGTGGTCGGTGACCTGACGATGAACGTGGAGACCCGGGAGGTCACCCGCGGCGGGGACGACATCGACCTGACCGCCACCCAGTTCGAGCTGCTGCGCTACCTGATGGAGAACCCCAAGGTGGTGCTCACCCGCGGGCAGATCCTCGACAACGTCTGGCACTACGACTTCGCCGGCCAGGCGAACATCGTCGAGCTCTACATCTCCTACCTGCGCAAGAAGATCGATGCCGGTCGCGAGCCGATGATCCACACCGTCCGAGGCGTCGGCTACGTGCTGAAGCCCGCCGTCTAA
- a CDS encoding HAMP domain-containing sensor histidine kinase, giving the protein MAAVLGVFGAVTVAVMHHNLTQRLDSDVEQAALRSLSYARPAQHDGDDHYRNPIDAPGQPTRVLTLVRDSTGNVAAYYRVPDGSAAALKVADVQTIADAGLLTPSAGTVQQTDPEATSSRQARPQTVRLSIGEYRMLPLTVVDTSTGSVQVVVTGLPTSTVDGPVAFLTLTEVIGGAAALVLAGLVATLAISRSLRPLARISKVATDVAAMPLETGTVDLSGRRVPADLAEPGTEVGNVGHALNLLIDNVDDALTARARTERQLRAFVADASHELRTPLAAVRGYTDILRLTEELSPEGRTSLGRVESQTDRMTGLVEDLLMLARLDEGRTPTFVDLDLSELAVEAVLDATAAGPDHEFTCEVPDEAMTVHGDSRQLSQVLANLLSNARKHTPAGTTVNTVVRRAEDGFVEATVTDDGPGIDPAFLPQLFDRFARADTSRRSTEGSTGLGLAIVRAVVEAHGGTVACTSRPGETVFTVRILPAGTAAVRP; this is encoded by the coding sequence ATGGCCGCCGTGCTCGGCGTCTTCGGTGCGGTCACCGTCGCGGTGATGCACCACAACCTCACCCAGCGGCTCGACTCCGACGTCGAGCAGGCGGCCCTGCGGTCCCTTTCGTACGCCCGCCCGGCCCAGCACGACGGCGACGACCACTACCGCAACCCGATCGACGCTCCCGGCCAGCCGACCCGGGTGCTGACCCTGGTCCGCGATTCCACCGGGAATGTGGCGGCGTACTACCGGGTCCCGGACGGTTCCGCCGCCGCGCTGAAGGTGGCCGATGTGCAGACGATCGCCGACGCCGGCCTGCTGACCCCCAGCGCGGGAACGGTCCAGCAGACCGACCCCGAGGCCACCTCCTCCCGGCAGGCCAGGCCGCAGACCGTCCGGCTGTCGATCGGCGAGTACCGGATGCTGCCGCTCACCGTGGTCGACACGTCGACCGGATCCGTCCAGGTGGTGGTGACCGGGCTGCCGACGTCCACCGTGGACGGGCCGGTGGCGTTCCTCACCCTGACCGAGGTGATCGGCGGTGCGGCGGCGCTGGTGCTGGCCGGGCTGGTGGCGACGCTGGCGATCAGCCGCTCGCTGCGGCCGCTGGCCCGGATCTCGAAGGTGGCCACCGATGTGGCGGCGATGCCGCTGGAGACCGGCACCGTCGACCTCAGCGGCCGCCGGGTGCCGGCTGACCTGGCCGAACCGGGGACCGAGGTCGGCAACGTCGGCCACGCCCTCAACCTGCTGATCGACAACGTCGACGACGCGCTGACCGCCCGAGCGCGCACCGAGCGCCAGCTCCGCGCCTTCGTCGCCGACGCCTCCCACGAACTGCGGACACCACTGGCGGCGGTCCGCGGCTACACCGACATCCTCCGGCTCACCGAGGAGCTCAGCCCGGAGGGACGGACCTCGCTGGGCCGGGTGGAGTCGCAGACCGACCGGATGACCGGACTAGTCGAGGACCTGCTGATGCTGGCCCGGCTCGACGAGGGACGTACGCCCACCTTCGTCGACCTGGACCTCAGCGAACTCGCCGTCGAGGCAGTGCTGGACGCCACCGCAGCCGGGCCGGACCACGAGTTCACCTGCGAGGTCCCCGACGAGGCGATGACGGTGCACGGCGACAGCCGCCAGCTGTCCCAGGTGCTGGCCAACCTGCTCTCCAACGCCCGCAAGCACACCCCGGCAGGCACCACGGTGAACACGGTGGTCCGCCGCGCCGAGGACGGCTTCGTCGAGGCGACGGTGACCGACGACGGTCCCGGCATCGACCCGGCCTTCCTGCCGCAGCTGTTCGACCGCTTCGCCCGGGCGGACACCTCCCGCAGGTCGACCGAGGGCAGCACCGGGCTCGGCCTGGCCATCGTCCGCGCCGTCGTCGAGGCGCACGGTGGGACGGTGGCGTGTACCTCCCGGCCCGGGGAGACGGTGTTCACCGTCCGGATCCTCCCGGCCGGGACCGCCGCTGTCAGGCCCTGA
- a CDS encoding VOC family protein — protein MITAMHLLIYSDDAAATRTFLRDVLLLESVSVSAYDAETDEASVDDWLVFAGGPCEIAVHPTHAENEGTTYESPQHHSISLMCDDLADTMAELAGRGAVFTGEAQDLGWGLAVTVQVPGAEDMLLYQPRHATAYAKGLRA, from the coding sequence ATGATCACGGCCATGCACCTGCTCATCTACTCCGACGACGCCGCCGCGACCCGGACTTTCCTGCGTGACGTGCTGCTGCTGGAGTCGGTGTCGGTCTCCGCCTATGACGCCGAGACGGACGAGGCTTCGGTCGACGACTGGCTGGTCTTCGCCGGCGGTCCCTGTGAGATTGCCGTCCACCCGACCCACGCCGAGAACGAGGGGACGACGTACGAATCCCCGCAGCACCACAGCATCTCGCTGATGTGCGACGACCTGGCGGACACCATGGCCGAGCTCGCGGGGCGCGGCGCGGTGTTCACCGGTGAGGCGCAGGACCTGGGCTGGGGCCTGGCGGTGACGGTCCAGGTGCCCGGCGCCGAGGACATGCTCCTCTACCAGCCGCGGCACGCGACCGCGTACGCCAAGGGACTCAGGGCCTGA
- a CDS encoding penicillin-binding transpeptidase domain-containing protein codes for MPPTSRPFRPSRRSRPSRLSGRSIGSRLLLPALALVLLATTVGCGPLTRWGLDPEVTALKKGLEAGSLAGLRTSNGTDAGAELTTLTSGMDGLRPQVTPGTITVNGQKASVPLTYDWVFPAGTWHYDATATFTRTGQGWALDWAPSVLHPALTSTTRLVHRRTQAARGQILGSGGLPIVKERDVFVLGLDKSTVAAGQVDDSARRIARALGIDEQRYLDRVHAAGSVAFVDALTIRAERAQVSQDFLATPGARIQRDVRQLAPTATFAQGLLGSVGTADAARAQASGGAILAGDPIGVGGLQERYDTQLRGKPGDRVVIVPRDTPAGQVADPPAVFNATATSGAALETTLDPDRQTRAEQALSSVKGSAALVALDTSTGAVLAAATAPDDGANPTATFGRIAPGSTFKIATSLALLRAGLTPDSAVSCTPSVTVDGRTFTNYSDFPSSGLGQTTLRGAVANSCNTAMIGLRDRITPQQLTDAAASLGLGKDHDAGFPAFYGSVPAPANTVGGAEALIGQGLVEASPMAMAGVAASVASGHTVVPYLLPSQRPTADAAPLTDQEATSLRSIMQAVVDQGTAAGMRGTLTGAKTGTAEYGTDTPPKTHAWMIGYRDGIAVAVYVENGSSGSAAAGPIIKAFLGS; via the coding sequence GTGCCCCCCACGTCCCGCCCGTTCCGGCCGTCCCGCAGGTCCCGACCCTCCCGCCTGTCCGGCAGATCCATCGGGTCACGGCTGCTGCTGCCCGCCCTGGCCCTGGTCCTGCTGGCCACCACCGTCGGCTGCGGCCCGCTGACCCGGTGGGGCCTCGACCCGGAGGTGACCGCCCTGAAGAAGGGCCTCGAGGCCGGGTCGCTGGCCGGGCTGCGGACCAGCAACGGCACCGACGCCGGGGCGGAACTGACCACCCTGACCAGCGGGATGGACGGTCTGAGGCCGCAGGTCACCCCCGGCACGATCACCGTCAACGGGCAGAAGGCATCCGTCCCGCTGACCTATGACTGGGTCTTCCCGGCCGGCACCTGGCACTACGACGCCACCGCCACCTTCACCCGGACCGGTCAGGGCTGGGCGCTGGACTGGGCACCGAGCGTGCTGCACCCCGCCCTCACCTCCACCACCCGGCTGGTCCACCGGCGCACCCAGGCCGCCCGGGGACAGATCCTCGGCAGCGGCGGCCTGCCGATCGTCAAGGAACGCGACGTCTTCGTCCTCGGCCTGGACAAGTCGACCGTCGCCGCCGGCCAGGTGGACGACTCCGCCCGGCGGATCGCCCGGGCGCTCGGCATCGACGAGCAGCGCTACCTCGACCGGGTCCATGCCGCGGGCAGCGTCGCGTTCGTCGATGCGCTCACCATCCGGGCCGAACGGGCCCAGGTCTCCCAGGACTTCCTCGCCACCCCGGGGGCCCGGATCCAGCGCGACGTCCGCCAGCTGGCGCCCACCGCGACCTTCGCGCAGGGCCTGCTCGGCTCCGTCGGGACCGCCGACGCCGCCCGGGCCCAGGCGTCCGGTGGCGCGATCCTGGCGGGCGATCCGATCGGCGTCGGTGGGCTGCAGGAGCGCTACGACACCCAGCTGCGGGGCAAGCCCGGCGACCGGGTGGTGATCGTCCCCCGCGACACCCCCGCCGGGCAGGTCGCCGACCCGCCGGCGGTGTTCAACGCCACCGCGACCTCCGGCGCGGCCCTGGAGACCACCCTGGACCCGGACCGCCAGACCCGGGCCGAGCAGGCACTGTCCTCGGTCAAGGGCTCCGCCGCCCTGGTCGCGCTGGACACCTCCACCGGGGCCGTCCTCGCTGCGGCGACAGCCCCGGACGACGGGGCGAACCCGACCGCGACCTTCGGCCGGATCGCCCCCGGATCGACGTTCAAGATCGCCACCAGCCTGGCGCTGCTGCGCGCCGGGCTCACCCCGGACAGCGCCGTCAGCTGCACCCCCTCGGTGACCGTCGACGGGCGTACGTTCACCAACTACTCCGACTTCCCCAGCAGCGGTCTGGGCCAGACCACCCTGCGCGGTGCGGTGGCGAACTCCTGCAACACCGCGATGATCGGCCTGCGCGACCGGATCACCCCGCAACAGCTCACCGACGCGGCGGCCAGCCTCGGGCTCGGCAAGGACCACGACGCCGGCTTCCCGGCCTTCTACGGCTCGGTCCCGGCCCCGGCGAACACCGTCGGCGGTGCCGAGGCACTGATCGGGCAGGGCCTCGTCGAGGCCTCCCCGATGGCGATGGCCGGGGTCGCTGCCTCGGTGGCGAGCGGGCACACCGTGGTCCCCTACCTGCTCCCGTCGCAGCGGCCGACGGCGGACGCGGCCCCGCTCACCGACCAGGAGGCCACGAGCCTGCGGTCGATCATGCAGGCCGTGGTCGACCAGGGCACCGCCGCCGGGATGCGGGGCACCCTCACCGGCGCGAAGACCGGCACCGCCGAGTACGGCACCGACACCCCGCCGAAGACCCACGCCTGGATGATCGGTTACCGCGACGGGATCGCGGTGGCCGTCTATGTCGAGAACGGCAGCTCCGGCTCGGCCGCCGCCGGGCCGATCATCAAGGCCTTCCTCGGATCCTGA
- a CDS encoding VOC family protein yields MTPPCLSSITLGVRDHARSLAFYRAVGFRVLADDERGTVLAAHGLRLILRGWTELADDFGVAPETGGFRGSHLTLHLADQAAVDGTYDTWITAGAIGVRQPAAKDWGGYAGVAADPDAHLWEMSFAPGIATVLALPDGQDA; encoded by the coding sequence ATGACGCCACCCTGCCTGTCATCGATCACCTTGGGGGTGCGTGATCATGCCCGTTCCCTGGCCTTCTACCGTGCGGTCGGGTTCCGGGTGCTGGCCGATGACGAGCGCGGCACCGTCCTGGCGGCCCACGGCCTCCGCCTCATCCTCCGTGGCTGGACCGAGCTCGCCGACGACTTCGGCGTGGCCCCGGAGACCGGTGGGTTCCGCGGCAGCCACCTGACCCTCCACCTCGCCGACCAGGCCGCGGTCGACGGCACGTACGACACCTGGATCACCGCCGGGGCGATCGGCGTCCGCCAGCCGGCCGCCAAGGACTGGGGCGGCTACGCCGGCGTGGCGGCCGACCCGGATGCCCACCTGTGGGAGATGAGCTTCGCTCCCGGTATCGCGACCGTGCTGGCACTCCCCGACGGGCAGGACGCGTGA
- a CDS encoding VOC family protein, with protein MQPRLSIVTLGVKDLERSAQFYQAVGFEARRGPSDVILFQTIGPILALSSWDRLAAEAQLSPCGAGFRGQRLVSHFRTDAQVREAYEEWLAAGGYSVRPPTDRDWGAYTAIVADPDAHLWEFVHHPDQDLVRFNMFGQLELS; from the coding sequence ATGCAGCCACGCCTGTCGATCGTGACCCTCGGGGTGAAGGACCTGGAGCGGTCGGCGCAGTTCTACCAGGCCGTCGGCTTCGAGGCCCGCCGCGGACCGTCGGATGTGATCCTGTTCCAGACCATCGGGCCGATTCTGGCGCTGTCGAGCTGGGACCGGCTCGCCGCGGAGGCCCAGCTGTCCCCCTGTGGTGCCGGATTCCGCGGGCAGCGGCTGGTCTCCCACTTCCGCACCGACGCCCAGGTCCGGGAGGCGTACGAGGAGTGGCTGGCAGCGGGCGGCTACTCCGTCCGTCCACCGACCGACCGCGACTGGGGGGCGTACACCGCCATCGTCGCCGACCCCGATGCGCACCTGTGGGAGTTCGTCCACCATCCCGACCAGGATCTCGTCCGGTTCAACATGTTCGGCCAGCTCGAGCTGAGCTGA